Within Desulfocurvus vexinensis DSM 17965, the genomic segment GGCCCGCTGGCAGTGGGGCAGCACCAGGGCGCTGGTCTGCTCGCCGAGAACGGCGCGCAGGGAGCGCCCGACGATGTCCTCGGGGGTCAGGCGGAAGACCTCGCCGTGGTAGGCGTTGGCGAAGCGGTAGCGCAGGTCCTGGTCCAGGTAGGCGATAAGCGCCGGAGTGTGGTCCATGACCATCTGCACCAGCTCGCGGCGGCGGGCGGGGGCGTCGGCGTGCAGCGGGCAGAGGGTGGCGGCCTGGTCGGTCACGTCGGCCAGCAGCACCAGCGCCCCGCCCACGGGCTCGTCGATGTCCAGCAGCCGAGCCAGGGTCAGGGTGTAGGTCCGCGACCCGGCGGGGTCGCCGGGCCGGATCTGCTGGCGCAGGACGCTGCGCTCTCCGGCCAGGAAGGCCGCCACGGGAGCGGCCAGCCAGGGAATCAGCGCCGCCAGGGGAATGCCCCGCAGGCTGCTGCGGGTGCGCAGGCAATGGGCGCCCTGGCCATCGTCCCGGCCCGGGGCGTCGCCAGCGTGCAGGCTCCCGGGGGCCAGGGGGATGCCCAGGCGGGCGGCGGCGGCCAGGTTCAGGTGGCGCATCCGGCCCTGGCCGTCCACCAGCAGCAGCGGGTCGGGCAGGCTTTCCAGGGCGCTCAGGTACAGGTCGGCCTGGCGGCGCAGCTCGCGGTTGCCCGCGTGCAGTTCGGCCAGGGCCTCGTCGCCGTCCGGGGCGGTCCATTCCGTGCACAGGGCGATTTCGAAGGCGTCGAGGCAGCGGTGGACGAACAGCGCCCCGGGATGGGCGGCGTCCATGGGCAGGGGGCGTTCCTGGAGCAGCTCAAGCAGGGCCTGGCGCAACAGCTTGAGCAGCCCGAGGTACAGGCCCAGGCGGGCGCCGCTCCCGCGGTGCTCGCGGGCCTGGCGCGCGGCCAGGGCTTCCAGGGGCCCGGAGGCCGGGGCGCCGGGCGGGGCCGGGGGCGGGGGTTGGCCGTCGTAGTGCCGCGCCGTTTCCACGAGACAGGTGCAGACCGCGGCCACGGCCCGGCGCCAGGTGTCGGCCAGGGGCGAGACGTGCCGCGCTAAACCCCGTGCTGCGGCGTGGTGCAGCAGGCGCTCCATGATCCAGCC encodes:
- a CDS encoding sensor domain-containing diguanylate cyclase: MPERPEPTTLPALLADSQGWIMERLLHHAAARGLARHVSPLADTWRRAVAAVCTCLVETARHYDGQPPPPAPPGAPASGPLEALAARQAREHRGSGARLGLYLGLLKLLRQALLELLQERPLPMDAAHPGALFVHRCLDAFEIALCTEWTAPDGDEALAELHAGNRELRRQADLYLSALESLPDPLLLVDGQGRMRHLNLAAAARLGIPLAPGSLHAGDAPGRDDGQGAHCLRTRSSLRGIPLAALIPWLAAPVAAFLAGERSVLRQQIRPGDPAGSRTYTLTLARLLDIDEPVGGALVLLADVTDQAATLCPLHADAPARRRELVQMVMDHTPALIAYLDQDLRYRFANAYHGEVFRLTPEDIVGRSLRAVLGEQTSALVLPHCQRALAGWAQRFELPFTSARGETHHFDASCIPHRTAEGVAGLVLMLQDATLRRRAEQEQQRFFEVSLDMLCVAGLDGRFRKVNDAWTRILGWERNELLGLPWAAFAHPEDADAVRQTFAQLARGRNMLGQESRFRRKDGSFRWVSWNALALLDEGLVYAVAHDTTRRREMEEVLRRLATHDSLTGAANRRQFMELAGRELLRTQRYPRPVSLLMLDIDHFKRINDTHGHPAGDEVLRALVACVGGALRGTDVLGRVGGEEFAVLLPETGEDSARQIAERIRSDVERLVVRYQELELRLTISIGMATTRGSLALDNLFKLADDALYEAKRTGRNRVVAAPPEPGGAGPDPEAETD